From a region of the Corallococcus coralloides DSM 2259 genome:
- a CDS encoding iron-containing redox enzyme family protein, translating to MSGLGEVAGEAGTEDARLSERLHRTLLRFNHARLAPGFPTEGWRAAVQEETQLRLLEGEYVEAERRRIAAWAAEAPEDADGFIAWFEDLKESGPGQHDPLFPWLATQATREQMDWFLTQEVAGEAGFDDLVALTQLQLPTRAKLELARNYWDEMGRGREDAMHGPMLAEMAQKLGLKPTDEDTVWEAHALANLLCAFAFNRRYTYHAVGALGIVEETAPGRTACVNEGLKRLGFDMRVRRYYALHSTLDVKHSETWNKEVLRPLVEANPACARPLAEGALLRLTAGARCFERYRHELGLDLKSLS from the coding sequence ATGAGCGGGCTTGGCGAGGTGGCTGGGGAAGCGGGGACGGAGGACGCACGCCTGTCCGAACGGCTTCACCGGACCCTCTTGCGCTTCAACCATGCGCGACTGGCTCCGGGGTTTCCCACCGAGGGCTGGCGGGCAGCCGTGCAGGAAGAGACGCAGTTGCGCCTGCTCGAAGGCGAATACGTGGAGGCGGAGCGGCGGCGCATCGCGGCCTGGGCCGCGGAAGCACCGGAGGACGCGGACGGGTTCATCGCGTGGTTCGAGGATTTGAAGGAGTCCGGTCCCGGACAGCATGATCCGCTGTTCCCGTGGCTCGCCACGCAGGCCACGCGTGAGCAGATGGACTGGTTCCTCACGCAGGAGGTCGCGGGCGAGGCGGGCTTCGACGACCTGGTGGCGCTGACGCAGCTGCAGCTGCCCACGCGAGCGAAGCTGGAGCTGGCGCGCAACTACTGGGATGAGATGGGCCGCGGGCGCGAGGACGCGATGCACGGACCGATGCTCGCGGAGATGGCCCAGAAGCTGGGGTTGAAGCCCACGGACGAGGACACGGTGTGGGAAGCGCACGCGCTGGCGAACCTGCTCTGCGCGTTCGCGTTCAACCGCCGCTACACGTACCACGCGGTGGGCGCGCTGGGCATCGTGGAGGAGACGGCGCCGGGCCGCACCGCGTGCGTCAACGAGGGCCTCAAGCGTCTGGGGTTCGACATGCGCGTGCGGCGCTATTACGCCCTGCACTCCACGCTGGACGTGAAGCACTCCGAGACCTGGAACAAGGAGGTGCTGCGTCCGCTGGTGGAGGCGAACCCCGCGTGCGCGCGGCCCCTGGCGGAAGGAGCGCTCTTGCGACTGACGGCGGGCGCGCGGTGTTTCGAGCGCTACCGCCATGAGCTGGGCCTGGACCTGAAGTCGCTCAGCTGA
- a CDS encoding AsmA family protein — MAAVKKKRWPYVLGGILVLLIAIVAVVLWRLDAILLKTARDQAATYSQKLGRPIEIGDVSTKLFPYVGARIQNVSVGAAEGEDLPLAEVKDVTVSVAAMPLLTSKGKDIRVQDAEVSGLTVNVLRLADGTTNVQRLQEKLAAQQPKEETPEEESQPTDLSGVHVERAALTDGVIRFVDRTGGAQARELAVKDLDIEVKDLRVGQPLKVDLAAAVLADKQNLKMTLAAAPLPATLIPTPEQVTLKAEHIDLSPLGPFLPPDVGLQAGTLDADWKADLGGAVPGGKGPTKLVGVIKALGMKFAGSEGGKALDVVLDTDVAGDMATGDLALDKLKLDLGPAAITGKGKVKGLLTDKPAVEGLELVGRNLDPAVLAEYYPPLRKQLNGMIAGPIGLDVRGSGTQEAQAINIAVDLTPVRLRVPDQLTKEAGGAMKLNATVTGAAASGGALRFDAKADLNGVDMRPGLLVNKAPGQRLEVAAAGTYAPAKTGSGMTVNVTRMSLGALEDTVTGTATVTLAGTGKKATTTFKADVKAAKLDAEKLLMSEEEVLARNGGKPPPEPPPGEASRFNGYRGDIQFAITSLRYTAMDLSNVTGVVKMVDDLITVEKFSTGIYGGKVVADGTTIRLGPAPEARPFTAKVQVQGLEVAQALAARTPKQVLTGKFNGNVDVQGVGYTPEKLQQTLLGGISGNLLEGTFLGKDLVSSVTGPLAKAVPFAKALKSGDVTSLGGDLPFSVTIKNGVAQLSKPITWTRPEAAMSFDGGIGLDGTLDLTGGVSLTPATIKTLTVGKVTPTEAIPVGLKISGKAWSPEVTGIDVKPAATTILKLAGGAALSGVLGEKGKAVEDILTGGQDKAKAEAEAKRQELEARANEEKKKLEEQARIEQEKAKQRAEEEAKKRLKGIFGGK; from the coding sequence GTGGCGGCTGTGAAGAAGAAGCGTTGGCCGTATGTGCTGGGAGGCATCCTCGTCCTCCTGATCGCCATCGTGGCGGTGGTGCTGTGGCGCCTGGACGCCATCCTGCTGAAGACGGCGCGCGACCAGGCCGCGACGTACTCGCAGAAGCTGGGGCGCCCCATCGAGATTGGCGACGTCTCCACGAAGCTCTTTCCCTACGTGGGCGCTCGCATCCAGAACGTCAGCGTGGGCGCCGCCGAGGGCGAGGACCTGCCGCTCGCGGAGGTGAAGGACGTGACCGTGAGCGTGGCGGCGATGCCGCTGCTCACCTCCAAGGGCAAGGACATCCGCGTGCAGGACGCGGAGGTGTCCGGGCTCACCGTGAACGTCCTCCGCCTGGCGGACGGCACCACCAACGTGCAGCGCCTCCAGGAGAAGCTGGCCGCGCAGCAGCCGAAGGAGGAGACGCCGGAGGAGGAATCGCAGCCCACGGACCTGTCGGGCGTGCACGTGGAGCGCGCGGCGCTCACCGACGGCGTCATCCGCTTCGTGGACCGCACGGGCGGCGCCCAGGCGCGCGAGCTGGCGGTGAAGGACCTGGACATCGAGGTGAAGGACCTGCGCGTGGGCCAGCCGCTGAAGGTGGACCTGGCCGCGGCGGTGCTCGCGGACAAGCAGAACCTGAAGATGACGCTCGCCGCGGCGCCGCTGCCGGCGACGCTCATCCCCACGCCGGAGCAGGTGACGCTGAAGGCGGAGCACATCGACCTGTCGCCGCTGGGGCCGTTCCTGCCCCCGGACGTGGGGCTGCAGGCGGGCACGCTGGACGCGGACTGGAAGGCGGACCTGGGCGGCGCGGTGCCCGGCGGCAAGGGCCCCACGAAGCTCGTGGGCGTCATCAAGGCGCTGGGCATGAAGTTCGCCGGCTCCGAGGGCGGCAAGGCGCTGGACGTGGTGCTCGACACGGACGTGGCGGGCGACATGGCCACGGGTGACCTGGCGCTGGACAAGCTGAAGCTGGACCTGGGCCCCGCGGCCATCACCGGCAAGGGCAAGGTGAAGGGGCTGCTCACGGACAAGCCCGCGGTGGAGGGCCTTGAGCTGGTGGGCCGCAACCTGGACCCCGCCGTGCTCGCCGAGTACTACCCGCCGCTGCGCAAGCAGCTCAACGGGATGATCGCCGGCCCCATTGGCCTGGACGTGCGCGGCAGCGGCACGCAGGAAGCGCAGGCCATCAACATCGCGGTGGACCTGACGCCGGTGCGGCTGCGGGTGCCGGATCAGCTGACGAAGGAAGCCGGCGGCGCGATGAAGCTGAACGCGACGGTGACGGGCGCGGCGGCGAGCGGCGGCGCGCTGCGCTTCGACGCGAAGGCGGACCTCAACGGCGTGGACATGCGGCCGGGCCTGCTGGTGAACAAGGCGCCGGGGCAGCGGCTGGAGGTCGCGGCGGCGGGCACGTACGCGCCGGCGAAGACGGGCAGCGGGATGACGGTGAACGTCACCCGCATGAGCCTGGGCGCGCTGGAGGACACGGTGACGGGCACCGCCACGGTGACGCTCGCGGGCACGGGCAAGAAGGCGACGACGACGTTCAAGGCGGACGTGAAGGCCGCGAAGCTGGATGCGGAGAAGTTGTTGATGAGCGAGGAGGAGGTCCTGGCGCGTAACGGCGGCAAGCCCCCGCCGGAGCCGCCACCGGGCGAGGCCAGCCGCTTCAACGGCTACCGGGGTGACATCCAGTTCGCCATCACGTCGCTGCGCTACACGGCGATGGACCTGTCCAACGTGACGGGCGTGGTGAAGATGGTGGACGACCTCATCACGGTGGAGAAGTTCTCGACGGGCATCTACGGCGGCAAGGTGGTGGCGGACGGGACGACCATCCGCCTGGGGCCCGCGCCGGAGGCCCGGCCCTTCACCGCGAAGGTGCAGGTGCAGGGCCTGGAGGTGGCGCAGGCGCTGGCGGCGCGTACGCCGAAGCAGGTGCTGACGGGCAAGTTCAACGGCAACGTGGACGTGCAGGGCGTGGGCTACACGCCGGAGAAGCTGCAGCAGACGCTGCTGGGCGGCATCAGCGGCAACCTGCTGGAGGGCACGTTCCTGGGCAAGGACCTGGTGTCGTCCGTGACGGGGCCGCTGGCCAAGGCGGTGCCCTTCGCGAAGGCGCTCAAGAGCGGCGACGTGACATCTCTGGGCGGGGACCTGCCCTTCAGCGTGACCATCAAGAACGGCGTGGCGCAGCTGAGCAAGCCCATCACCTGGACGCGGCCGGAGGCGGCGATGAGCTTCGACGGCGGCATCGGGCTGGACGGCACGCTGGACCTGACGGGCGGCGTGTCGCTGACGCCCGCGACCATCAAGACGCTGACGGTGGGCAAGGTGACGCCGACGGAGGCCATCCCGGTGGGGCTGAAGATCTCAGGCAAGGCGTGGAGCCCGGAGGTGACGGGCATCGACGTGAAGCCGGCGGCGACGACCATCCTGAAGCTGGCCGGAGGGGCCGCGCTGAGCGGTGTGCTGGGTGAGAAGGGCAAGGCCGTGGAGGACATCCTCACGGGCGGTCAGGACAAGGCCAAGGCCGAAGCGGAGGCGAAGCGCCAGGAGCTGGAGGCGCGCGCCAACGAGGAGAAGAAGAAGCTGGAGGAGCAGGCCCGCATCGAGCAGGAGAAGGCCAAGCAGCGCGCCGAGGAAGAGGCGAAGAAGCGCCTCAAGGGCATCTTCGGCGGGAAGTAG
- a CDS encoding AAA family ATPase: MPTLERIEIAGFKSIKEMALDLRPINVLIGANGAGKSNFISVFTLLQRMREGRLQQHVAQAGGADSLLHYGRKQTPQTGLKLVFSQQATHRFELAPTDEDSFIITNESITSSHSNNAKPLPLATEQRPQREATWSHARTQLRDEILAEVGKLGSPALQSALDEAKRFFALIGRLFDGLKVYHFQDTSPGARLKQTQHIDDNEALRADASNLAAFLYLLREKHPDSYRRIVATVRLAAPYFDDFRLRPNPLNEQKILLEWSERDSDDYFNAHALSDGTLRFICLATLLLQPELPPMIIIDEPELGLHPYAIQLLAGMVRSASQKSQIILSTQSVTLVNQFTPEDLVIVDRQDRASTFHRPTPEETASWLESYSLGELWEKNVLGGRPG, encoded by the coding sequence ATGCCGACGCTGGAGCGGATTGAAATCGCGGGGTTCAAGTCCATCAAGGAGATGGCGCTCGACCTGCGTCCCATCAACGTCCTGATTGGCGCGAACGGCGCGGGGAAGAGCAATTTCATCTCCGTGTTTACGCTGCTCCAGCGGATGCGAGAAGGGCGGCTTCAACAGCACGTCGCGCAGGCAGGTGGGGCGGACAGCCTGCTGCACTACGGGCGGAAGCAGACGCCTCAGACCGGACTCAAGCTCGTCTTTTCGCAGCAGGCCACGCACCGATTCGAACTGGCGCCCACCGATGAGGACTCGTTCATCATCACCAACGAGTCCATCACTTCATCACACAGCAACAACGCCAAGCCGCTCCCCCTTGCCACAGAGCAGCGGCCCCAGCGAGAGGCCACCTGGTCACACGCGCGCACGCAGCTCCGCGATGAGATTCTTGCTGAGGTCGGGAAACTGGGATCCCCAGCGCTTCAGAGCGCACTTGATGAGGCCAAGCGTTTTTTCGCTCTGATCGGCAGGCTCTTCGACGGGCTCAAGGTCTATCACTTTCAGGACACAAGCCCAGGCGCGCGCCTGAAGCAGACCCAGCACATCGACGACAACGAAGCCCTCCGCGCGGATGCTTCGAACCTCGCTGCGTTTCTTTATCTCCTTCGAGAGAAACACCCCGACAGTTACCGCCGCATCGTGGCGACAGTCCGGCTCGCGGCGCCCTACTTCGACGACTTCCGACTACGCCCCAACCCACTCAACGAACAGAAGATCCTGCTCGAATGGTCCGAGCGTGACTCCGACGACTACTTCAACGCGCACGCGCTTTCGGACGGGACGCTTCGCTTCATCTGTCTCGCGACGCTCCTGCTCCAGCCAGAACTTCCGCCGATGATCATCATCGACGAGCCAGAGCTGGGCCTGCACCCCTACGCAATCCAGCTCCTCGCGGGCATGGTTCGGAGTGCATCCCAGAAGTCACAGATCATCCTCTCCACCCAGTCCGTGACGCTGGTGAATCAGTTCACTCCGGAAGACCTCGTCATCGTGGATCGCCAGGACCGGGCATCCACCTTCCACCGTCCCACCCCGGAGGAAACCGCTTCTTGGCTGGAGAGCTACAGCCTGGGGGAACTCTGGGAGAAGAACGTCCTGGGTGGCCGTCCGGGCTGA
- a CDS encoding DUF4276 family protein — protein sequence MKRILILVEGQTEETFVREVLAPHLLRLGLALIPRLVVTKYVKEGGSFKGGVPQYALVQGDLRRLLGDTGAACVTSMLDYYGLPKDFPGLTTRPQGSCYARVDHVERAFAEDIGHRGFLPHLVLHEFEALLFTDPGQCSISFSTEEITKLQAIRANVQSPEEINEHPDTAPSKRVLAVSPGYQKTLHGPLAVMSIGLPAIRAACPHFAQWLSKLEALAEK from the coding sequence ATGAAGCGCATCCTCATCCTCGTTGAGGGGCAGACCGAGGAGACCTTCGTCCGCGAAGTGCTCGCGCCCCATCTGCTTCGCCTGGGACTGGCGCTCATCCCGCGTCTGGTGGTCACCAAGTACGTCAAGGAAGGTGGCAGCTTCAAAGGCGGTGTTCCCCAGTATGCGCTCGTGCAGGGAGACCTGCGGCGACTGCTTGGCGACACCGGGGCCGCGTGCGTGACGTCGATGCTCGACTACTACGGCCTGCCCAAGGACTTCCCCGGACTCACGACCCGTCCCCAGGGTAGCTGTTACGCGCGCGTCGACCATGTGGAACGCGCCTTCGCCGAGGACATCGGCCATCGCGGCTTCCTTCCCCACCTGGTGCTGCACGAGTTCGAGGCATTGCTGTTCACCGACCCTGGCCAGTGCTCCATCTCCTTTTCCACCGAGGAGATCACGAAGCTCCAGGCCATCCGCGCCAACGTGCAGTCTCCTGAGGAGATCAACGAGCATCCAGACACGGCTCCCTCGAAGCGCGTCCTGGCTGTTTCGCCCGGCTACCAGAAGACCCTGCACGGCCCGCTGGCGGTGATGAGCATCGGGCTTCCCGCAATCCGCGCCGCGTGTCCCCACTTCGCCCAGTGGCTGTCGAAGCTCGAAGCCCTCGCGGAGAAATAG